Proteins encoded within one genomic window of Dermatophilus congolensis:
- a CDS encoding cytochrome b5-like heme/steroid binding domain-containing protein, which produces MQSSGPFDLIGGLPVHALTLHATVILLPLALIGLVIVIFTKRLQSRLRTPITIVVMLMGLLTLVTKESGEALEHRIGAPGVHVEYADILTLVTGLTVLATMLWWLLGFLAARKARQATSPAPTYAEENGEKENLGTTPSPIFSIASQVLGLLIAVLSVAVLILVVMVGHTGATATWQDQIAKTTPTSGMQGEGTATSPTTTQPTGAPTGPFVSSTSSPTRSAPSSTRGSTPSSSPTGKRRPITVAQVKQHATSSSCWAVVNNNVYDLTAWISRHPGGPARIKSLCGTDATAKFSSKHGQERGPNQALAKYLIGALVTEHQFPPRVR; this is translated from the coding sequence ATGCAATCATCAGGACCTTTCGACCTTATCGGCGGGCTGCCTGTGCATGCCCTCACCTTGCACGCCACGGTTATCTTGCTTCCCCTGGCGCTAATCGGGCTGGTCATTGTCATCTTCACCAAGCGTCTCCAGTCTCGCCTGCGTACTCCTATCACCATCGTGGTGATGCTGATGGGGCTGCTCACACTCGTTACTAAAGAATCTGGTGAGGCCCTCGAACACCGCATCGGTGCCCCTGGTGTACACGTCGAATATGCAGACATCCTCACCCTCGTCACCGGCCTCACCGTGCTCGCCACCATGCTTTGGTGGCTCTTGGGGTTCCTCGCTGCACGGAAAGCACGCCAAGCCACCTCGCCTGCACCCACCTACGCAGAAGAGAACGGTGAAAAAGAGAACCTCGGAACCACGCCTTCCCCAATCTTTTCGATTGCTTCCCAGGTGCTCGGCTTGCTCATCGCCGTACTTTCCGTTGCCGTTTTGATTCTTGTCGTCATGGTTGGGCACACCGGTGCCACTGCCACGTGGCAAGACCAAATTGCTAAGACCACCCCTACCTCCGGTATGCAAGGGGAAGGGACAGCCACTTCCCCCACTACGACCCAGCCGACAGGCGCACCTACCGGGCCTTTCGTTTCTTCGACCTCTTCTCCAACACGTTCAGCTCCCTCCAGCACTCGAGGCAGCACCCCCAGCTCTAGCCCCACCGGAAAGCGTCGCCCAATCACCGTCGCGCAGGTGAAGCAGCATGCAACATCGTCGAGTTGCTGGGCGGTCGTCAACAACAATGTCTATGACCTCACGGCCTGGATTTCACGACACCCTGGTGGCCCAGCTCGCATCAAGAGCTTGTGCGGCACTGACGCCACCGCCAAATTCTCATCGAAGCACG
- the bcp gene encoding thioredoxin-dependent thiol peroxidase, with product MPRLETGQKAPAFSLTAADGSTVSLADYAGRKLIIFFYPAAMTPGCTKEACDFRDSLAPLQQAGYDVIGISPDSPEKLTKFIERDALTYPLLSDPDKAVADAYGTHGEKKLYGKVSIGIIRSTIVIDTDGTVELARYNVKATGHVASLAKQMKLNLT from the coding sequence ATGCCCCGTCTCGAAACCGGCCAAAAAGCCCCCGCGTTCTCTCTCACCGCCGCCGACGGCTCCACCGTTTCCCTCGCCGACTACGCCGGCCGCAAACTCATCATCTTCTTCTACCCCGCCGCGATGACCCCTGGATGCACCAAAGAAGCATGTGACTTCCGTGACTCGCTCGCACCTCTACAGCAAGCTGGATACGACGTGATCGGCATCAGCCCTGACTCCCCCGAAAAACTCACCAAGTTCATTGAGCGCGATGCTCTCACCTACCCCTTGCTATCCGACCCAGACAAAGCCGTCGCCGACGCCTATGGCACCCACGGTGAAAAGAAGCTCTACGGCAAAGTATCGATCGGCATTATTCGCTCCACCATCGTCATCGACACCGACGGCACCGTGGAGCTCGCCCGCTACAACGTCAAGGCAACCGGACACGTCGCATCCCTGGCTAAACAGATGAAACTCAACCTCACCTGA